The DNA segment catacgtgatacatacatacatacatacataaatacatacatatacatacatatatatagatatatataatatatatatatatatatatatatatatatattatataaaatatatatatatatataaacataatataaacaaaataaaacacatgaatAGGGTACTAGAACTTAGTAAAGTCGACTGAcagttaatatttaatataataaatatttacggaaattctatatataaaaattttaaagccAATAATTATATAAGTTTGCCTAATACCCTCAAGGCCCGAGTACGTAATTAAAAAATTGAAGCCTACTGAAATACCTGAAGGTGTCAATTAAAAATTGAAGTCactgaaattggcagtaaaacGAATCccttttgtatataaaaagtaGACGTGGGGAGGAGGGAGCCTTCTCAAAGCACTACTACCGATAAACTTACCATGATAAGGATAAACGACAAAAGCGgacagagataataataataataataataataataataataataataataataataataatagtaaagccAGACTGAAAACTTAATCAAACCAAATCATTCAAATAACTTTTATGACGTAACCGGATTACGTAACGTGGAGACAAGCGATTCATTCTTAACACCTTCGAAGTCGATGATTCATCTCACACAATGAATCACCAGAGGCTCTCCGGTGGGTCTGGTGATGTTGGTTTGGGGGGGTGGGTGCATGCGAGCTAGCAGGCGTGGTCATCCCGAGAGTAAGTCGAGTTTGTGCACAAACGTCCTTGGACAATGattcattttaaatgaaatagtTAAGAATTGCTGGGAAACAATATAACAACGGTGAGATATTATTGTGAGAACCAACACCAAGAAATTGTGAGATTCTGCGAACGCagcatattcttttcctttaatttttaggAAAAACAGCAGCCAAAAGATTCTgtataaagcataaaataaaagcaacccAGACTTATTCTTGAGCGAAGAACACAATACAAACTCTAGTCTctgaaaagacaacaaaatgttGTTCactgagaaaacaaaaatatttaaaaaagtttaCATCCTGCACACTAGAAAGCAACATAGAAATCAGGAAATGCGCTGAGAAACGCAACAcctatattaaaagaaaaagaagaaaaaaaaaaaagggaaggttcAGAGATACAACCTGAGCGACGAGGGCTTCCTTAACTAGCTCATCCCTATTACTCATTGCTTAATTGTTACTCACGATGACATCATTCATAAAAGTGAGATCTTCTTTCTTCCTTGTTGACCTTACACGCTTGGGACAGGTTataatggaggagagagagagagagagagagagagagagagagagagagagagagagagagagattctcacctTGCACAAAAATAACGAGGAACTCCATGATTCACCAGCAAAAACGCCGATTCGATTCCCGACGATTTCCATCTGATTCCTCCAAACCGAATAGTGTATCTTTCGACCTAGGTAGGGAACTAAATACCTAGTAGTTAGACTACTACGGTGGTCGAAATcaaggtaaaataataaatgtgGCAAGAAACGTAATCCCAAAAGGCTCACTAAAAACCAAGCACATCACGGGCTGCCCTCCCAGGGGAtaaactttatacacacacacacacatatatatatataatatatatatatatatatatatatatatatatatatatatatatatatatattatatctatacagtatatactgtatatatatacagtatatatatatatatatatatatatatatatatatatatatatatatatatatatatatatatatatgttatgttagtACTAAAATCACACTACAAATATGGTAAAATCGATCAAATGTGCCCTAGAAGTACTGAATAGTAAAAGAATACCTACACAAAAATGAAGTGAACTATGAAACAGGATAAAACACGACAAGTATGGCACTCAAGATCAGTcaccaaagaaatgaaagggagagatagAAAAATAAGTGGAAAATAAGGTAATTTGAACTGAAGACATATCATATAAatgggaaattgacaggaaagcTACCACTAACAAATAATAGATGAATTATAGGTATGGAAAATAAtcgataagaaagaaaataagatccTCGTATCAGCACACGAACAAAAATCAAACTGTgaccaaaagaagaaataataattaaataaagactCTGTAACAGGCGTTTGTATGCACCGACGTACGTGCCATACGCAGTCTGGATTTTCatgaaacttttcattttttaaaatgcttGAATTTTAGTGCGAGTGGGGCTCTGGATTAcgctctcatctctctctctctctctcttaatttactGTGGAGTAAATAAGTTAATAACAAAAGCAGGCGTTGATGACCACGGCTGCAGTAATTCAATCCCATTTCTCTGTGACGTCCAGGGTTCGATTTTcgtcatattttccatttaatatgtggcatcaaattaattttgttcatgtttGTCATAGTGGGGATCAGGATTGCCATTGCCACGTTTTTAATTAATacgatatatatgatatatatatatatatatatatatatatatatatatatatatatatatatatatacagtatatatatatatatatatatatatatatatatatatatatatatatatatatatatatatatatataatcacacacaaacTCAAGAGTATGTGTGTAAGCTCGCAGATGTGTATGCTTGCAAATAAGAGAATTTACAGTCATCCTCGTATAACTGTATACGCTTCCCTCTCTGAAATCTGAAATCTTAAAATGTCATCAAATAAAACTGTTCCCATGGGCACTGGGCCTCGGTCCCGGCTTGAGAAGATTCAGCTACCCAGAGGGATAAGAATCATTTTACGCTTATGTGATTGCAGATCTGTCGAGGTAAGGTATTGCTATATACATGCCCGTTTTTGTAATGACAAGATCATAATTTGCTTTTGGCTggaatgaataaaatcaaccCATCATATTTACCAGAACCAAATAAATTCTAATGCCACACGCCATTTATATTATTGGCAATGAATTTCGTTGTGAAAGCCTCGAAGTCCCGTAGGAAATAAATGATGACAGTTTTCCATCAGCACCAGATTTCAAGCCCTGGTTACATGACTGAAATACTTTGTCTTTAGTCTCCACTTACACGACTAACAAGTTAATCATAAGATAAACTAGATGGCCacttaaatatacaattatacttATGATGATCTTTTGCCTCCGACCTACTCAGAATTTTCTGAACAGTTGCAAAAAGCCGtttctattttgattttgaacCTGTTTTTAATAATAGCTATTCAACTAGTTTCGTGGCCTTCCCTTAATGATCTGACAATTCTGGGGGAAGGAGAGCACCATAGAAGTTATAAATATTGGTTTTCGTCTCACTATTTTTATAAGGCCCTACGACCTCCTATGGCTCCGGAAATAGCGACCATGTCGGAATAGCCAAAATTTTTCGTAAAGCCTTCTCTTTGTTTATGCGAGCGTTTGTGCAAAAACATCGAGTGTTTTCAAAACTTCACTGCTGTTCTCAATGGATGTTACCCGGGGGTTTTTCTAACGTCTTCTGAAAAAGGTAGATTGCATACATATTCGCTGGGCATAAGAAATCTCGAATTTCAAAATACAGCTTAAGGCTGAGCTTGAGTGGAACGCAATAAAATCCGTTGTTCGGCTGAAAAGATCGCGGCAGTTTATAGATAAGAAACTgacgaaagaaaataaactgatagCGGCTACGTCGCTTTCGCCAAACGGCTGTATCTAAAAACTAGTCTTCATCAACCCATGCATCTTTCAGTTGCACGACTGTTCCGCTCTCTGTATCGTCTTCTGAGGAGTTCTTGAAGTCATATAACCTTCACTATTCTGAGAAGACCCAATCTAAAACTAAATCCGGGGATACATCCCATCTACAACGTTGTCACTTTTCAAACTTATTCCTTTAACTCCTTCAAACCAAAGCTACAGCAGGTCACCTTCGCTCTCGGTCTCTACATAACATGTAGGGAAACGGAATGTGGCTTCCGTTTTGAGTCTTTGACTTTTCTAccgcattttaatttttaccttctaGTTCTTCACATTAaaagctctctctgtctgtcttctgtctgttcagcctctctctctctcagcaggggAACTAGCTCTCATCTAACACATCCCATTTATAACTGGGAACGCAAGGCGGCAACAACTCAGGCCTTCTGAGAAACTCGACTTggcattttcaaaatatgattttttttgcaaatgaaattgATACCCAAATTAATGAGCTTTGCAGcacacatataaaaaattttgcagttgcttctaaaagcaaaaaataaaggaagaatatTATATGGTTAATgagcaattattaattttatatttttcaaacacGTCCTTACATGttttactgaagagagagagagagagagagagagagagagagagagagagagagagagagagaaataaaattgacAAACTATTATTTTTCAGGATTATCAACTATTCAAATATGAggaacatacatgaaaatgcagaGCTTTAAAATTTAATAAGATCTTATTAACAAAGTTCGAGCATAAGTTACCAAGATAAAAGAgcgtataataaaatatactgtaagaAAAACCTATTTAAACTATTTATTTCCTTGTACCCTCTTAAACATATTTATTCCTAACGATGATACCCGTGAACATACGATGACTTTCAtagtttaaaaaaacaagaaaattaaactttcctACAAGATTAGTAATATACTATATGTACTTGACGTGAAAGTAGTTTGAGTGTTACGAGCAAAGCAATCTATGACTTCACTGGGCTCATAAACTGTTGAGCGGACTGTTAGCATTCGAGTATGAACACGTTTCCATTAGACCGTTAGATCCTGTCGAGAGGCAAACAAGCGCAGACTTGGTTGTCTATAATCATCAAAGACAGTTACACGTGTCTGTTTGTCATCGCACGCACACGTGAACACTCGCACAAAGATAACAGATAcgattttctgtaaaagaaattagtCCTAACAATTCCCACGCGGCAATCTGCACCACGCTGCACAGCACAGTTGCTGCTGCAAATGCAAGAGTTCGTACCACTAACCGGGTGAAGGGAACTCTTTTCATGGTTTATGTTACAGTGAACGGGACACGGTAGCAACGGCagagagaaacagcagcagcagctacgcAGGGTTCACCGCAGCGTCGTGCTGTGGAGGTCCAAAGAGGGTTGGTGTAGCGGGAGCAAACCGACGAGACGCATGCATCTCCATCCCCCAAATGCCACCaccttccacctcctccttcgACCTCCAGTAAACGCGTGGCTTTTGGAAGTGACGGTACGTCGCGGGGCCTTGAAGGCGGCGTCTCTCGCCCCTCCTTATCCGAAGCTTCCCGCTCCCCTGCTTGAAATTATCATGTCGATTTCGGAGGAAGATCTCCTCGTTGAAATTAAGAAACACGAAGTGCTTTACAACAGAGCTCACGCTCACTACAAGAAGAACAGAGTGCGTGAAGCTGCATGGGAGGAAATAGCTGAAACCTTGCAGTATGACTGTGAGTATAAACGGCTCCACTGTAAACACGTATCAGTCTAATCAATGAAGACCATTAAACAAGAATGAACAAAGCGAATAACTGCAACCGATATGACTAGTTCTAAGTCTAACGATAAGCCAGTTGACTTACGAATAAATAATGTCAATCGGCAATTTTATTCTTTGCTCAGTCTGTTTGTGTATCGTCAGACTCAAGTGGCCTTACTagtagtttaaatatatatatatatatatatatatatatatatatatatatacatatatatgtatatatactgtatatatatatatatatattgtatatatatatatatatattatatatatatatatatattatatatatatatatatatatatatatatatatatatatatgtttatatatatatatataacgtttatatttgtcattacaTTACTTCATACTGAAGCATTaatgaaataacaacaataatagcaaCAGCAAACATAGTGAATATTAAGCCAGCACGAACATCTGAAACTCGCAAAATTAAGTGGCAGACTTGAAAAGTAGTAAGCCACGTGGGGTAACTGGCCCAACGATGCACCGCATTTAGACAGAACGCAATTGCTGCGAATCTCCCAGACTTTTTTTGTTGGCAGCCGCCACCCAAATGGACGACGATGAAGACATCGAAGTTTACGCTGGTTAActcccctttatttatttatttgttcattattattattgtttttttttagatattcacGGTCACCGGAAAACCCCTACTTTAGACATACCTTCCCTACTGACGGGTGCAAGTGTAAACAACCGACACAATATAAACATTGGTACGCacaagcatatacatacacatacattattatatatatatatatatatatatatatatatatatatattatatgaaatttaaaaccgCAATGACGTCTTAACTTCTCGGTTTCTTTACGCTTTTTTAATACCCAAATAAACTTCTTCTGTGGCAAGACTCGATCCCCCTGAGGAGAGGTTCCAGTGAGGAAGTAGACGAAGACATCATTAtggctattaaaaatacatagATATTGTAAAGGGattgcagattatatatatatatatatatatatatatatacacacacacacacacacacacacaataacctGTCACTAACTTTAACATGACAGTACTCAAGCAATTTAAATATCGAGCCATAAATTATCCCTTAATACCGGTTTTACCATACAATCCAAATAATTTACATCAAGTGATAATGAAATACAAGTGATAAGTGAAAGTTCCCTGACTGGGATCCGAGCCCCCGCCTTTCAGTGTTGAACATGGGGGACCATGGCTTTATGCAGTCAGCcgtgtatgtgtagatatatatacgatatatatatatatatattgcatatatagatatatatatatatgtatatatatatatatatatatatatatatatatatatataactatatatacttgttcttgtgcattatatatatatatatactggtagaTATTCGTGTTGgcatatattactatatatatatatatgctcttgtccatatatatattacaccagtttgatgatagtatatatatatatatatatatatatatatagagagagagagagagagagagagagagagagagagagagagagagagagagagagagagagagagagagagggggtatcaTCACAAAGTATCCTGATATTTAACCTTCCCCTATAACAAAggaaatcatatataataataaataaaaatgaatactaaaTCTTTTTACTacatcattatttaatttttcaagactTTTTCTGCAAATGCAACCAATTCGAGTCCTTGACCACTTCCTTTGGTCTGTGGCtgttgtaaacaaataaaatatgtcgTTTTAAAATTCACGTTATTCTGAAAACCCCCTTTTGGGATCCGAGTTATTACAAAGAGTAAACACTATACCTATTTATTTATCCTCTAACAGCAGGCTGATCGACTAACTGATAATTTACTCGTCTTTTGTCTGTAAATATcgagaagaaattttaaaaaataaattaaaattaaagcgtTCAAACGGCTGAGGTGAAAACGGCTTTGTgctcttcttttaaaaaaatgtaggaaaatgTGAGACAAGTAACACCACAAGATTTAGGAGCTCAAATTTTCcgagtataccagagaaaagtgTTTTCATAGAAGAAACAATTCCATGCATCTTTAATACTTATCTGCAAAAGTATTTATAGAAGACTAACAGTAAATCAACTGCAAAGCTAACACAGTATGCTTAAGTTCATAATAATGCTGCTTGTGTTGTACACCTCGAAGAGTAGCTTTatggtacaaaaacaaaaaaaataaaatgtatggtaAAAGACCTTTTGTACTGTCTTTGCaggtgaaaaatgcaaaaaaagatggCGTACATTGAGAGACACATTCATAAAATCCAGACGACATGAAAGACTGTTGCAGTGGTCCAAGACAGGAAAGAGGAACAAGCCCTGGCATCTTCACGAACACATGCAGTTTCTGGTGCCATTCCTGGAGGCGGACAGGTGAGAGAGACACTGTGTTACCTCGTTTCCTTCTCTTTGCTATTGTTTAGCCAAATAAGATGGAGGTTAGCATGTCATCATGTTGTCTACTGAATCATTTATGTCTCCTTGAGTTCCCTAACAAATTAGTGTTGGACCAAAACCAAGTGCATCTGTCATGGAAATGATCCACTTCATAGCAAATAGGAGAGGGACGCTCGGAGAACAGAAGCGCATATAAACTGCTTATGCAAAACCTAAAAAGAAAAGCCCTTGAGCTTATCTTCTATTCAGTCATCATAATAAGCAACGAAGTCAAGGGTTGTTTGTCAAGTACAGAAAACAACCTCACTTAGGTAAATGCCATCAATATCAACAGCAGAAACTTACATACAAGTCACACCACACGCACTGTACAATTACAAGACCGGTACCTACGTAAATCCTATATCACAGTTTCTTGCATTAATGTTGCATATCTTGATTGTTTCATAATGACGCTGTGATGAACCCAAAATAATATCTTAACACATCTGATCATGAAGCTGACCACTGTTTCCATCTTGCATTTCAGGCACGAGGAAGACTTTGAAACCATCCAAGGCCCAAAGGACAGTGGGGACGATGACTGCGATGGGGAAGAGGATGAGGAtcacattaaaacctctgtaagTCCTTCGTCCCCACTATCTACTTCGTCCGCGAGGAGCAATGGAGAAGATCCACCTAATATCTTCATCCCGTCAATCGAAATGTCTTGCAGCAACAAGCGATTAGTTGATTTACCAGCTACAAGCACCAGAAAGAAATCCAAGGTCAACACCACAGAGACATCGACAGTGCCAGGATTTGGAAGAAATCAAGATTTACTTAGCACACCACACGATCCTGACGTACTGTTTATGCTTAGCCAAGTGGATAGTCTAAAGAAACTGTCACCAAGGAATAACAGACTGGCAAAACTCAAAATCCAACAGTTACTGTACGATTTAGAGTTTGGGGAGGAAAATTTCAGCGACGTGACTCTAAGGTCCATTTCACAGGATATTAAATTCAATGGGCCTAGATAATGTCATATACTGTGTAACACTGAAACTTcccacaatttttattttattttatttttttttgttaaacacaaTGTCTTTAGGAGTGAGTACCTATTCATTCTTGAATCTGAGTGCAAGTATACTCAGCTAAAGCAAGGCAtggtcagaaaaagaaaattaaaaataatttctgtggtCTTGAAATTCACAGCAAAATAGTGACCACATGAAAAAAAGTTTCCTCCATTATAATTTTCCGTGCAATACTATACATGCAAcagaattaaagataaataagttttttgtttttacaagagaaaggactttaaaaaaatctgtaaaaaatgatgaaagaacgAATAGATGGCATTTCATattgcaaaattatataaaagattaaGAAATATCAAGGCTATTATATGTGGTGATCAATGCATTTGTCAACTGAATTTATCTAGAATATTTTCACTTGGTCATTTATCATTCACTTCATAATGTTCTTAAGAATCATATAGTTACTGTTTATTAAAAGATATCTatgaaacatttttgttattactgttatactTAGCCggctataaaataaacaaattccttTTTTCCTCATGTTTTTCACATTCCAAGATTTACAATGCTATCTTACGAACATATACTAATCAGgtgattaaaatgtttttctactgCAAACTCTGCATTTCTGAAAACTAATTATTCATCATCTCCAACATAAATTTTGAAGCGTCTGACTAACCAGAATAAACTTTGGATTTAACGTCCTCAGTGCTTAGTGCCATATCTGGCTTAAATAATCATGATTAGCATAACATCAGCCTGGATAAGCTCGATCTTAGGATCTGGGTGAGGTCACAATACACCAGTGCCTATTCAGCTTGAAGTTGAACTTGGCGTCCTTAATGATATTTCAGGACCTAAGGAAagttttcgttttagttttcaaaattaaGAATTCGAATCCTCTCGTCTAATTAATAACACCTAACAATGTAGGCTCGCTTCAATAAACAAAAGCTTTAACCCACATTTTGCCGTTTTGGGATGCTTCCTTATGCCAACTTCACTTTTACCATCAAGCTTCATAATCGCTAGAACACCGAGTATTTCATCCACATTTTTCTAGAATATGTAACAATGTCTCTGTTCAACTTGCAAATTCTGATAATCGGACTAAATTTAACAGGCAATGACCAAGACAGACTTGGGCTTCTCTGTTTCTATTAGCCCTAAATTAAAGTTGGGCAGCAGTTCAAATTGATTTTTACGAATCACTGTTTAAATCAAGCTTGATTACCAATATTTGCTTATGTCTTTCTTACTGATGACTGATGGGAGTCTCGTGTCCTTCTTTGTAGCAGCACGGTTTTTTGAGTGCAACAGTTGGCTACCTTATAATATCAAGAATACAACAGTATTTGCGTCAGTGATCATTCTATGTTTTGGATAACAGATTTTAGGCATATTATTCATTTGCTATTAGTGAACAATTTACTTCTGGGTATTAATTATTCAATTGTTTaccatacatacatttaaagttcttttttatattctgtaagaCTGCGCAAATTACAGtcaacaaggaaaataataattattatattaggaGGTCATGGAAAGATATTCTCAGCAGTATATTTGTGTACTACAACTTACGCTTCACATCACACAATGTTCATCTACTGAGGGTTACAAAGGAAAACTGAGCACAACGCAGAGGCGTATCGGTATTTAGGGATGGAACGGCAAATCAAGGTCAGCAGAGGACTGGGCAAGATGAATGCAACCTCAACGGCAGGATCATCTAGCAATGCGAGAGACCAATCGGAATTTAGTTTGCCAGGCTCTCCGCAGACCTTGATTTGCCTGACTCGTCTTAAATACCTTAACCACTGCGCTGTAGTAGCTCCCCTTTTGTACGCTTCTGTAGATGACAACCTTCAGTGATGCGAAATATAAGAAGTATAACGCAACTGCATTTTAATGTAACCACTGCAGCATATGAATTTAATAACTgttccatcaa comes from the Macrobrachium rosenbergii isolate ZJJX-2024 chromosome 3, ASM4041242v1, whole genome shotgun sequence genome and includes:
- the LOC136825981 gene encoding transcription factor Adf-1-like; this encodes MHLHPPNATTFHLLLRPPVNAWLLEVTVRRGALKAASLAPPYPKLPAPLLEIIMSISEEDLLVEIKKHEVLYNRAHAHYKKNRVREAAWEEIAETLQYDCEKCKKRWRTLRDTFIKSRRHERLLQWSKTGKRNKPWHLHEHMQFLVPFLEADRHEEDFETIQGPKDSGDDDCDGEEDEDHIKTSVSPSSPLSTSSARSNGEDPPNIFIPSIEMSCSNKRLVDLPATSTRKKSKVNTTETSTVPGFGRNQDLLSTPHDPDVLFMLSQVDSLKKLSPRNNRLAKLKIQQLLYDLEFGEENFSDVTLRSISQDIKFNGPR